In Oncorhynchus keta strain PuntledgeMale-10-30-2019 unplaced genomic scaffold, Oket_V2 Un_scaffold_5175_pilon_pilon, whole genome shotgun sequence, a single window of DNA contains:
- the LOC118382654 gene encoding Krueppel-like factor 13 has product MDHFAAECLVSMSSRAVVHPKENRELKTEPVCCPRNDGEDMGKDNSSLFVVARILADFNQQAPTTTGDIAEQAKIAEGCVSPAPVTEDGNTATPILVSPAADLTQRGSKRVRGRSEPESPQKKHKCHYSGCEKVYGKSSHLKAHLRTHTVSLSAPGPAPDTHSACLTADLSSNRLS; this is encoded by the exons ATGGATCATTTCGCCGCTGAGTGCCTTGTGTCTATGTCCAGTCGGGCTGTCGTTCACCCTAAAGAGaacagagagttgaaaacagaaCCAGTCTGCTGTCCAAGGAACGACGGAGAAGACATGGGCAAAGACAACTCCTCTCTTTTCGTGGTGGCGAGGATTCTAGCGGATTTTAACCAGCAGGCACCCACGACCACTGGCGATATTGCCGAGCAGGCAAAAATAGCAGAAGGGTGCGTGTCGCCAGCTCCAGTCACAGAGGATGGGAATACTGCCACACCTATCCTCGTCAGCCCCGCCGCCGACCTCACACAAAGAGGCAGTAAACGTGTCAGAGGTCGATCCGAACCGGAATCGCCTCAGAAAAAGCACAAATGTCATTATTCAGGTTGTGAAAAAGTTTACGGGAAGTCGTCCCACCTCAAAGCGCACCTaaggacacacacag tctctctctcggcTCCAGGCCCAGCCCCAGACACACACTCTGCCTGCCTTACAGCCGATCTGTCCAGCAACAGACTCAGCTAG